In Beijerinckiaceae bacterium, the sequence GCGAGGCCGGAAAGGTCGCCTTGCCGACCCCGTCATAGACCACGTCGCAAAGCTTTCCCTTGGTGATTTGCTTCACCCGCGCGGCAAAATCTTCTTCGCGATAAAGAATGACATGTTTGGCCCCAGCCTTCTTGGCAAGCTTTGCTTTTTCGGGCGAGCCGACCGTTCCGATCACGGTCGCGCCCAGGGCCTTCGCCCATTGGCAAAGGATGAGGCCGACCCCGCCCGCCGCCGCGTGAACCAGAATCGTGTCGTCCTTTTTCACCTTAAAAGTTCGACGCAGCAGATATTGCGCGGTGAGCCCCTTCAGCATCATCGCCGCGGCGGTCTGATAGGAAATGCTCTTTGGCAATTTGACGAGACGATCCGCCTCGATCAGCCGCACCTCGGCATAGGCGCCAAAATTATGGACACAAGCGACCCTGTCCCCCTGCTTGAAATCCTTGACCCCCTTGCCGACCGCGATCACTTCCCCCGCAGATTCATTGCCGGGCGTAAAGGGGAGAGAGGGAGCAGGGTAAGCGCCGCTGCGAAAATAAGTGTCGATGAAATTGACCCCGATCGCATGGTTGTGGAGAAGCACTTCCCCGGGCCCGGGCGGCGGCAACTCAATATCTTCGATCCGCATGACGTCCGGACCGCCGACCTCGTGAACACGGACCGTCTTTGTCATGATGTTTCAGTCCCTTCTGTCGGCCGCAATCGATGCCGTGCGATCCGTGCTGGAATTGTGAGCATAGGTGTTCCAGGCAGGTTGATAGGAGTCATCCGCCTGGTCGCCCCAGGTTACCCAGCCGGGACGCACGCCGCGACCGAATAATTCGAGATAAGGACCAGGCGAACAGGATTCAATAAGCTTATATTGCTCGTCCGGCTTGCGCGAATGTTCGCGTTTGCGTGTCGCTAGATAGTTTACTTGCCTTCGACCCGGTGACAAAGTTCGCGCGTTCTTCCCCCGCGTGCCAAACAGGATCAGTTCCGTCACGTTGCGAAAGTAAAAACCGACGCCGCGGCCGTCCGATGCCCCGTCTTTTCGGACCTTGTGCCAGACAATATTGGCTTTGTAGGTAAATCCCCAGTCGGACATGACACGCAGTCCGTCCGGCAGAAGCGCATTCGGACACCAGAGATAAAGATGCGCCGTCGGGGCCGCGATCTCGGCCAGCGGGAGCGCGCCAATTTCCTCCAGAGCCATGGTGGCATAGCGGGAAAGGCGCCGATGTTCGGGGGCGACCTTGCCGGTCTTATTCTGGAACCGCCAGGGCGGATCCGCCAAGATCGTCTTGAACCGCGCGCCTGCCGCAGCGGTCAGGAGATCGATGGAGGCGGGGCTGAAACTTGAATCGGATTTCATGGGCCCTGTCCCAATGCCGGCGGGACTTTGAGCATAGGTGATTCGCCGCAGGACCGGCGGCTTTATCGATAGCAATGGGTGAAACTATACAGCTTCATCGGCCAGCATGGCAGCGATTTCCGCCTCGCAGACCAGAATGCCGTCGACCAGCGCGCGGCCCTTGTACCACCACATGGTCCGGCGCCGATTGGTCTTGGTCATATGGAATTCGACCCGATCGCCAGGGACCACGGGTTTACGGAACTTGGCCTTGTCGATGCTCATGAAATAAACGAGCGGCGCCTTCCCTTTTAAATGCGCATTGATGCAGAGTGCGCCGGCGGTCTGGGCCATGCCTTCGATCAGAAGAACGCCGGGCATCACGGGGCGCTCTGGAAAATGGCCTTGGAATTGCGGCTCGTTGATGCTGACATTCTTGATGCCGATCCCGGACTCGTCGCCCCTCGCCTCAATGATACGATCGACCATCAAGAACGGATATCGGTGAGGCAGCGATTTCAACAAACGCAGAATGTCCAAAGTTTCGATGGTTTCCGTCGCCGCCTCGCTCATCTTCTTGCCTTCCCCCCTATTGCGGTGTTGGAGCGCGTTTGCTTGATCAGGAAACGCCGGCCGCACCCGTTAAAACGGTAAAGTCCTGAAGGCGCGAGCCCGCAGATAAGACAGCCTGAGCGGGAATAACGCAATGGCGGCCGATCGTGACATTATGAGCGACCCGTACGAGATTATCGACTTTCGAGCCTTCGCCGACGACCGTGTCGCCGATCGCGCCGCGATCGATCGTCGAATTGGCGCCGATCTCGACAGCGTCCTGAATGATGACGCGGCCAATGTCCGGCGCCTTGGGAAACTGCGGCCCTTCAAGCGCGGCAAAGGCGACCGGGTCATATTGGCCGATTCGCACGCCGGCATGCAAAGCGACTCTGTCGCCGATCAGCGCGTGGGAAATCGTGACCTGAGGTCCGATTGTGCAATCGCGGCCCAGACGGACGTCCGCACCAATGACGCTATTTGCGCCGATCACCGTGCCTGAGCCAATTTCGGCGCGGGGTCCGATGACGACGCCCGGATCGACGATCACGCCAAGTTCGAGGCGCGCCTCGGGATGGATCGAAGCGCCCGGGTTGATCCCCACGGTGCCAAACAGCGAGCACGACCGATCGCCCTGAGGGAATATTCGGCGCAGAACGAGGGCGAAAGCCCGATAAGGATCCTCGACGACCAGGGCCAAAGTCCTTGGGGGAATCAGGCCCGCATGCTGGGGCCGCACGAAACAGGCGCTGGCGCGGCCCGTTTCCAGAAGCTCAATGTTCGGCAAAGCCTCAAAGAAGGTGATTTCGCCCGCTTCCGCGTCCTCCGGCAGCGCCGCGCCCCGGATAACCCCGGAGAGATCCGCGCCTTGGCCGACGGTTGCACCGGTGCAGGCAACGACTTCAGCCAGCGAAACGGAAACAGCCCGCGGAAAGAAGATTGGTTCGCTCATGGGAGCATCCCCGTTTCAGGCCGTCCCGGGAAATTCGCTCTCGTCCATTCCCCAGTCGCCGAACTGACGAAAACCGCCACTGCCTTCGTCAAATTGGGGTGAGATCGCTGGCGGAACGCACCGCCAGCGGAGGAACTCGGAAGGATCAGAAAGTGGTGCCGCCGGTAAAGCGGAAGAACTGAGTCTGATCGTACTGGTTCTTGGTGAGGGCCTTGGCGAAGTCGAAGCGAATGGGCCCAAGCGGCGACGACCAGATGATCGAAGCACCGACCGAGGTCCGAATCAACGCCGAGTCCGCGCCGACCGTAATGCAATTGCCTTGGGTGAATGCCGGCGCGACGTCATTCAGCGTGCAGACGCCGTTCGGGCTAAAATTGGTCCGCCCGGTAAATCCATACAAGGTGCCGGCGTCGGCGAAGAGAGCTCCCTTCAGACCGAGATCTCTCGGCATGCCGTAAATCGGGAATTGAGCCTCAATACTGGCACCGTAGTATTTGGTGCCGCCGAGCGGGTTACCCTGTGGGTTGGTGCCGAACGACACGTCGCGGGGGCCGATACCCGAGGGAGCAAACCCGCGGACCAGACTCGGGCCCAAATTAAAATTGTCGACGATGCGGATCGTGCTGTTGCTGCCAAAGCTTTGGATATCGCCGCCCTGCAGGTGAATAAGCCCGATGATCTGATCGTAGATCGGATGGTAGAAGCGGAGATCGGCGGTCGTGCGTACAAAGCGCGCATCGCCGCCAAGACCCGCAACATCCTGGCGCAATTCGGCATAGATCCCGGAGGTCGGGTTCTTGTTGTTGTCGAGACTATTATAGCCGAGCGTGTAGCCGGCCATCGAAGTCAGGAATGGACCTTCCGCTTCCTTCAAGGCAAGCGAGGCTTCGCCGTTGGTCAAGCAATTATAGAGGAAGCTCTGATTCTGCACGGGGAAGCCCGGCGTGATCCCATAAATCGGCGACGAACAATCATTATACGGACGCCGCGAATTATTCGGGATGGAGATATCCGTGCGGTAGATCGAATAGCGCGGCGAGAAGGTGATTTCTTCGGTCACCGGCAAGCCAAGGCGAAGCGTCGCGCCGGTTATGAAGTTGTTGTAGTAAGAATAGCGCCAAGCATCGCTTTTCTTCGCATAGAGATCGAAGCCCGCGGCCAAGCGATAGCCGAGGAAATAGGGTTCGGTGAAATTGAAGTCGACGCCGCGGCTGTATTGGCCCTCGGACACCGCAAGCCGAACATATTGGCCCCGACCCATGAAGTTCGTTTCGGTCACGGCGACGTCGGCGATGAAGCCGTCGGTGGTCGAATAACCGCCCGACACCGATAGAGAACCGGTGGGCTGATCCTCAACGTCGACGACGATGATCACTCGATCCGGGGTCGAGCCTGGTTCGTTGGTGATTCTTACTTTTTTGAAAAAGCCGAGGTTGTTGAGTCTGCGTTCGGCCCTATCGACAAGGACGCGATTATAGGCATCGCCCTCACCCACCTCGAATTCGCGCCGAATGACATAATCGCGCGTCCTTGTGTTCCCCCGCACGACGATCCGCTCGATATAGACTCGCGGCCCGTCATCGAGGACGAAAGCGATCGTGACGGTATGGGTCACGGGATCGCGGTCACCGCGGGGGCGGACCTGCGTAAAGGGGAACCCGTGCTTGCCAACTTCCTTGGTCAGCGAATCGACGGTCTTTTCGACCATGTCGCCGTTATAGATATCGCCGGCCGACAGACGCACCAATGGCATCAAAGCGGCAGCGTCGATATCGGGGATATGCGATTCCACATTGACGGCGGCGACCATATACTGGGCGCCTTCCTCGACGGTAATCGTGATGATGTAGCCGCCTTGCTCGGGGTCGAACTGAGCGTCCGAACCGACGACATGAAAGTCGGCATAGCCGTTCTTGAGATAGAAGCGACGGATGAGTTCGAGGTCCGATGCGATCCGATCTGGATCATAGACGTCGGAAGTCTTGAAGAAGGAGAGGAAGTTCATCTCCGTCGTCTGCATGAGATCGCGGAGCTTGCCGCCGGAATAGGCAACATTGCCGACGAAATTGATCGCCTTCACGCCGGTCTTGTCGCCCTCGTCGACGGTGAAGACGACATCGAGGCGGCCGTTCGGCAAATCGACTGTCCGGGCCCTCACCTTGGCCGCGGCGCGACCTGAACGGCGGTAGACGTCCTTGATGCGCTCGATATCGGCGTCGACCATGGCGGGGCTATAAGGCCCGCGCGACTTCGATTGAACTTCAACCGTCAGCGTCTCGGTCTTGACCTTGCTGTTGCCTTCGAAAACGACGCGATTGATGATGTTGTTTTCAGAGACGCTGATGACAACGCGGCCGCCAGCCCGGCTGACGCGAACGTCGGAAAACAAGCCGGTGGCATAGAGATCCTTGACGCCCTTGTTGATGGCCGCCTGATCGGAACCGGTGAAATAGGAAGCGATCGTCTCGGAATCCACGCGCTTATTGCCTTGGACCGAAACGCCCTCGGCAAAAGCGCCCGAACTACAGCTGATGAGCCACGCAAGAGCAACAATTGCGACAGTGAGCCGGGCTTGAAAGTTACGCATGAATTGCATTGTCAGACCGGTCCCCAAATACGCGAACGCCGAAAAACCACGGGCGCCAGATAGTTGATTCAACTGATGTTGCCCAAATCTCAAGAGCTGTACCAGCCTTCAACAAGCGTTGCTTTTACAAGCTTTGACCTCCGCTGCAAATCAAGTTTCGTCTTAGTTCAGCGTTTTATAGGGAGCGTGGCAGGTAAGACACGCATTGAGGTGAGCAAAGCATTAAGCAACAAGGTTAATGCTTTGCCTGAGCGGTATGACAACTTTGAGACCGATCGATGTCCAAGCAGCGTGCCGCCGTTGGACTACTCCCAATGCATCAGCTGCCGAGTGGTATGAATGACGTCGTTATAGGTTGCAAAGATCATCAAGCTCGTCACCAACATGAGGCCGATCTTGAAGCCGAACTGCTGCACCTTTTCATTGATCGCTTTGCCGCGAACCGCCTCCACTGCGTAATATAAAAGATGTCCACCATCGAGGAGTGGAATCGGGAAGAGATTAAGCATCCCAACTGAAATAGACAGAATTGCGGCAAGGTTAAGCAACGCCGCAAAGCCGATCTTGGCCATCGCTCCCGACACCTCGGCAATCCGAATAGGTCCGGACAATTGATCGGTGGATTCATTTCCGGCGATAAGGCCGCCGATGTAACCGCCGGTCCGGGCTACGACGTACCAGGTTTCCGATCCGGCGAGCCTGACCGATTCGAGGAGCCCATAGCGCTGGGTATGCCAATTCTCGGGCTTACCCTTTGATTCTACCCCCAGGACGCCCACGCGGGTTGTCCCGAACGGCGTCACCACGTCGCGGCGGCGCGGCGTGGCGACCAGTTCGACCAGCTTGCCGTTCCGATCGACCGTAAAGGGCAAGGCCGTGTCGCTGGCGGTCTGCACGACCCGCTGCATTTCCTCGAAGCTGCGAATCTTGGCGTCCCCGATCGAAACGATCAGGTCGCCCGGCATAAAGCCGGCGGCCTCGGCGGCGCTTCCGGCGGCCACGCCATCCACGACAGGCAAAAGGATCGCCCGGCCACTGACGTAAAAAATGCCGCTGAAAATGACGATGGCCAGAATGAAATTGGCAATCGGTCCGGCCGCGACGATCGCTGCACGCTTCCAGACCTTTTGCGCGAAAAAGCTGACCGCCCGTTCTTGCGGCGACATGGCCGCGGCGGCCGCTTCGTCCGTGACCGACGCACCGTTGGCGTCGCCATGGAATTTGACATATCCGCCGAGGGGAAAGGCCGCGACCCGCCAATGGGTCCCATAGCGATCGTTAAAGCCAAAAAGCTCGGGTCCGAAGCCGAGCGAGAATGCATCCACCTTCACGCCGCACCAGCGTCCGACCAGGAAATGTCCGAGTTCGTGAAAGAAAACCACCAGGCTCAGCACGAAAAGGAAGGGCACGATATATCCGGCCAGCGACCAAATATGGGTGAGGATCGACATTAGAACTCCTAGCGGATCTCAATCT encodes:
- a CDS encoding quinone oxidoreductase, giving the protein MTKTVRVHEVGGPDVMRIEDIELPPPGPGEVLLHNHAIGVNFIDTYFRSGAYPAPSLPFTPGNESAGEVIAVGKGVKDFKQGDRVACVHNFGAYAEVRLIEADRLVKLPKSISYQTAAAMMLKGLTAQYLLRRTFKVKKDDTILVHAAAGGVGLILCQWAKALGATVIGTVGSPEKAKLAKKAGAKHVILYREEDFAARVKQITKGKLCDVVYDGVGKATFPASLDCLRPFGMFVSFGSASGQIEAFNITLLSSKGSLYATRPSLHTHTAKPEDFRKMARDLFRVVDNGDVKIPLHRTMPLEDAANAHRALEGRETTGATVLIP
- a CDS encoding S-adenosylmethionine-binding protein; the protein is MKSDSSFSPASIDLLTAAAGARFKTILADPPWRFQNKTGKVAPEHRRLSRYATMALEEIGALPLAEIAAPTAHLYLWCPNALLPDGLRVMSDWGFTYKANIVWHKVRKDGASDGRGVGFYFRNVTELILFGTRGKNARTLSPGRRQVNYLATRKREHSRKPDEQYKLIESCSPGPYLELFGRGVRPGWVTWGDQADDSYQPAWNTYAHNSSTDRTASIAADRRD
- the fabZ gene encoding 3-hydroxyacyl-[acyl-carrier-protein] dehydratase FabZ; protein product: MSEAATETIETLDILRLLKSLPHRYPFLMVDRIIEARGDESGIGIKNVSINEPQFQGHFPERPVMPGVLLIEGMAQTAGALCINAHLKGKAPLVYFMSIDKAKFRKPVVPGDRVEFHMTKTNRRRTMWWYKGRALVDGILVCEAEIAAMLADEAV
- a CDS encoding UDP-3-O-(3-hydroxymyristoyl)glucosamine N-acyltransferase, translating into MSEPIFFPRAVSVSLAEVVACTGATVGQGADLSGVIRGAALPEDAEAGEITFFEALPNIELLETGRASACFVRPQHAGLIPPRTLALVVEDPYRAFALVLRRIFPQGDRSCSLFGTVGINPGASIHPEARLELGVIVDPGVVIGPRAEIGSGTVIGANSVIGADVRLGRDCTIGPQVTISHALIGDRVALHAGVRIGQYDPVAFAALEGPQFPKAPDIGRVIIQDAVEIGANSTIDRGAIGDTVVGEGSKVDNLVRVAHNVTIGRHCVIPAQAVLSAGSRLQDFTVLTGAAGVS
- the bamA gene encoding outer membrane protein assembly factor BamA, with translation MQFMRNFQARLTVAIVALAWLISCSSGAFAEGVSVQGNKRVDSETIASYFTGSDQAAINKGVKDLYATGLFSDVRVSRAGGRVVISVSENNIINRVVFEGNSKVKTETLTVEVQSKSRGPYSPAMVDADIERIKDVYRRSGRAAAKVRARTVDLPNGRLDVVFTVDEGDKTGVKAINFVGNVAYSGGKLRDLMQTTEMNFLSFFKTSDVYDPDRIASDLELIRRFYLKNGYADFHVVGSDAQFDPEQGGYIITITVEEGAQYMVAAVNVESHIPDIDAAALMPLVRLSAGDIYNGDMVEKTVDSLTKEVGKHGFPFTQVRPRGDRDPVTHTVTIAFVLDDGPRVYIERIVVRGNTRTRDYVIRREFEVGEGDAYNRVLVDRAERRLNNLGFFKKVRITNEPGSTPDRVIIVVDVEDQPTGSLSVSGGYSTTDGFIADVAVTETNFMGRGQYVRLAVSEGQYSRGVDFNFTEPYFLGYRLAAGFDLYAKKSDAWRYSYYNNFITGATLRLGLPVTEEITFSPRYSIYRTDISIPNNSRRPYNDCSSPIYGITPGFPVQNQSFLYNCLTNGEASLALKEAEGPFLTSMAGYTLGYNSLDNNKNPTSGIYAELRQDVAGLGGDARFVRTTADLRFYHPIYDQIIGLIHLQGGDIQSFGSNSTIRIVDNFNLGPSLVRGFAPSGIGPRDVSFGTNPQGNPLGGTKYYGASIEAQFPIYGMPRDLGLKGALFADAGTLYGFTGRTNFSPNGVCTLNDVAPAFTQGNCITVGADSALIRTSVGASIIWSSPLGPIRFDFAKALTKNQYDQTQFFRFTGGTTF
- the rseP gene encoding RIP metalloprotease RseP codes for the protein MSILTHIWSLAGYIVPFLFVLSLVVFFHELGHFLVGRWCGVKVDAFSLGFGPELFGFNDRYGTHWRVAAFPLGGYVKFHGDANGASVTDEAAAAAMSPQERAVSFFAQKVWKRAAIVAAGPIANFILAIVIFSGIFYVSGRAILLPVVDGVAAGSAAEAAGFMPGDLIVSIGDAKIRSFEEMQRVVQTASDTALPFTVDRNGKLVELVATPRRRDVVTPFGTTRVGVLGVESKGKPENWHTQRYGLLESVRLAGSETWYVVARTGGYIGGLIAGNESTDQLSGPIRIAEVSGAMAKIGFAALLNLAAILSISVGMLNLFPIPLLDGGHLLYYAVEAVRGKAINEKVQQFGFKIGLMLVTSLMIFATYNDVIHTTRQLMHWE